The sequence below is a genomic window from Ipomoea triloba cultivar NCNSP0323 chromosome 10, ASM357664v1.
GTGACATGTTTTCTTGGCCTAGTTGCTTATTGGTCTAAATATGGTATTTTTAGATTTGGGCTATTCTTGATTTTGGGCTGATTTTAGTTTCACAGTGAATATTGAATCGATTCTGAAATAGAGTCTGAGATGCCACGAGACTCTTTCAGTTTACTAAGCACGAAGAATAAGATTAGTCTCaatagtcaaataaaaaaatccttaatgtattacttgtatatcttattaatttgttgaattatattaaaatattgtaaagtgTAAGTCTTACCTTCTTGTGGAATATTTGATACTTTTCTAGTGTAATTTGTTGAAATAATACATCATTTTTTACTAACAAAAATCActcaataaaaaagaagaaattaattTGTTCGTTTGCATAACTCCATCTTTAACAATAGTTCCAATTTTGCTTCTTTGAGAATTACATttgatcacttttttttttgtctcttaGTTCAAAATGGATTAAACTATATCCgttaattattattagaaaaatgtTTCACTTTTAATTCTAAAATGTATTGTACGTTTTGGTTTCTTTGAGGATTAAAAGGACTTTGTGGggaataaaaatagaattaattctatattttatAATGTCAGAGAGAGATTGGGAGATAAACAAAGGGAATTTTCAGATGAAAAAGATGGATAAGCTGAGCAGTGTGGAATGCGACaggatgaaaaaataaaatgtcagaGGTAAAATATCCCTTTTGGTGATTTCAAGGAGATGATTTGGAAGCAATATGGTAAGGGAGGgctatacacttttttttttctctccaatAATGCATGCAATCACACATCATATCCCATGCTCTCATCCatctaattttcttttctttttaccaTCATCTGCAATTGCAAAATTTGTGGTACGTGAGAGTCCGATATTCTATCATTGAAATGTTGTGCTGattgttaaaaaatataaagaaatataattatatattagctAATAGGTATAATTACTTTTGATGTAGTGATAAGTGTTTAGtcttatataattaaaaaaaaattgcacgaGCATTAACTTTAATGAAGACAACCTTAAGAAAGATATTTTTGAATAATGTAATGTTTGGACCGGGTTTTCGGTGTGGGAGAACTTGGAAAATCGAAGTCAACGGAAATTATTTTTCGGGTCAAAGGAAAACAATGTTATTTTTGTGAAAAATGAATTCCgccaaaagtcatttttcgaacCAAGTTTGCGCGAATTTGAAAAATCTCAATCCTCTGTCTTTTCTATCAGAAACCAGAGAGTCCTCTCTCGTTCCCACAGCCGGAAACCACAGAGAAGTCCTCTCTGATTCCCcgacatttttttataaataatattattttaatattattataaatactttcataatttaaataaaataatcaaaatatttaattatacaattctactcatttttcataaaataaaccaaacacatcaagacGGTTTTCCATAATACAACCAAACACATTTTCTGACAAAtgattcattttctaaaaaatatttttcaaaattcattttCTGGTTTCCAAACACAGTCTAAAGTGATCAAAACTCAACTAACTTATTCTTTAtcatacttaatttttttttaaggtctAATCAACCACAATCACAATCTAATTACTGCCCCAAGCATGATGAGGCTCCCCTTTGATGTATCTTACCCAAGGGAGTCCCCCCAGGCCAGCTTCTATATCCCTCACATGGTGCCCACTAACTCACTACATCCATTCATGTATGGCCCATCCCCTTCAATTGCTTGCAGCTGCCCAAAGTTAACAGTATCCTGTCACACTCAAAAATAGGATAGTGTCCTATCACAGGACTGCATTTCAAAatcttataaatataataatattcctCCGTTCCATTTTActtgtcatgtttactattcattggtcaaatcaactctttcttaattgcttattttctttagtaatttttaattatttgtaaatttaatttttttgcgtttaatagtacttttgatgtagtttctaaatatataaattttatatactaatattaaacttaatattataaaaaattgaattaaaaataactttagtcaagcctcgttaaccgaatcagacaaacaaaatgggacgatGTAGTAACATATTAACATTGAAGAAACCCTTTTCACACTagattatttaatattatttcaactttcaattaattaaaatacatttAATGTGAGTCCTAGATACTTGAAGATCTCTAACCTTGACTATAACATATAAGTTAGAATGCAAAGAATTTAGTTAAGTTTGAAGATTATTCACTTTATTTAAAATGACTTAATTCAATTTGTGCTATTTGAATTTATCTTCAAGAACAATTCATAAACGTAAGTCATATTTGTCatatcaaacgcttaccaccgtatcaaaagttataaccaataatgaaaacataattttaattCCTTATACTTGAGTAACAAGTGTCACATTTTGATGACATGATGTGAACTTGACCCTCTAGgtattaatgaatttttttaatgtcatcAATCAAATGCAATGCCGATAgtataaagtttaattttatatattattattgatttacaTACTAAGTATTATTGGAATCCATGATACGATTATtcaatacaataaaaaaataatatacatgaTTATAGATAGTAGCGGATAACCTGGTCCCAACTGGAGTAGTagatttttcaatatatatattattatatcttGAATTTGAATAACTTTTTCTTTCCctaaacttttttcttttcaaactcTAGTTCTagatttgaaattatattgtgTGAAGACCTAAAGAGGAAACTTTTGACAAAGATCAACAAATCCACTGAATTTAACTGAATTTAACTTATATTTGTCTAATCACAATTATGGCATAGCTACCATCCTAAGCACAATTGTCCAAATCAAAATGCAGTACACATCAAATCATTCACACTATGCAATTCTTTTCGATTCatcattttatcattttatgtgtgTCATGATATCCATTTGAATTCACTAAAACCGGCCTACAAGTACAATGGGTAATCACCTAGGACTCCGAagaattcaaaaagaaaaagaaaaagaagttgGATTGAAACACCAAATATTGTCCGGTCTCGTCGTAGTACTCTACACCCCAATTTGATAGAATAATGAATTGCAGTGACTCAGCGACCTATTAGGTGAAAGGACTAGTGTCTGGTGCTTACAAAGAACCCGACATATTGGGTTTAATTGTCAAACTCGATGTTGTATTTTTACCCACAATGTATCACTGATCAGAAATGAACTGAAATGTCTATATGAGTACAAAACACCATATCTTGAATATGCAGGTTGCCGGAGTAGAGATTTGGTGGTATGCATCTTGACTATAGAACTTTGGGTAATGATATAAAAGCACATGGCTGGTTTGGGTATGAAATGCATCCATCTTCAATTCTTGAAATGGTGGTCAATAGGACAACCAACTTCATTCATCTCACACTAGTCAAAGCACTCGAGAAACCAAAATCCACTACCAAGAGACAATGGAGACAAGTGAAAGGTAGGGAGAGTGAGTTTCTCCATCACACCCCTCATTTTCCCAATGAAAATCAACACCACATATCTCACATGATCTTGCTTGGGGATTTTGCAAGACACatcactaaaaataaaaaaccctattctcaaaaagaagaaagtttATCTCTTGCATATGCCCCCATTTCCTCTTTTGCTTTCTCTACACTTCCTCCATCAGCTAAATTCCAAACAAACCCTTCCCTTTCTCTCGCATTTATACATAATTCTTTCCGACATAGGACCCTTATTACACTAATACTATATCCTCACCTACTCCAAATAGGGAAGAACTTCATCATTTGTTGACATGTGTCAAGTTTTAGCACCCAAAAAttagtgaaatattaatttttggtcAAATAAAATGTATAGTGAAAACATGTTAATAGTCCTCCGTTGTTGTCCAGTGGTTAGGATTTTTGGCTTTCACCCAGGAGACCCGGGTTCAATTCTCGGCAACGGAAGTTTGCCAAGCACCATAATAAGATTAACTCTTTTACTTTAATAGAATATGTTAACAATAATTTTACATGATTGtgacatatttattcattaagaaggatttaatacattaatataagATTTTTACCATTTAATGTTAAAATGATGGGAATTAAATTCATGTATACCAAAATCTAAGTCAAGATCCTCCAAACATTGTGCAAACATATCCAACTCAATCACAATATAGAAAACAACTAAATATTTTGAAGGACAAAGAGAATGGGTGATCAACGAGACCCGGTCGGATTGTAAAGGTCCCACGAATTATAGATCCAAAAGGCAAATTACAGGATGAGGTGCATTAATGTGCAATTATTCATGCCATATATAGATTTCAACCCCACCCTCATTCcatttacaattattttttgaaaaacaaagggATTTTTTTAAGGcggatatatatattaaactagaCCTTTTAGGGCAGTGGCTCGATGAGTTAAGTCCAGCATCTTACCAGTTACCATCTAAACGTGGCGTTGACTGCAACGcaagtataataaaataaaattgcgtATTTGCTACTAACTATAATTTTTAGCGTAGTGGTAAGCATTTGATTGTAACAATTGGCATCACAGTAGGTCGCGCATTCGCTACTAGATATAGTTTTTGGCGTAATGGTAACTCTTCGATATATGATCCTGCCACCTTTTGATATTCAAAAGAGTTCAAGGAGTCGAGTAATTATTCTATTTATCCCAATTGAGTTTGTTGAACAATTGGTTTGGTAATCCCAGAATCGAACTTGGTTTTAGATGATCATCTATGAACAACATAAAGTAATTTTTCCAACCATGAAAAGTGTGCGGCTATGattttttatgtaaataaaaaattctaaaagttgtttaaataaaactaaacttttagagatttttttatttggattAAAGTAGACTAGAGAGGaggagaataataataataatgataattctCCACATGGAATATATAAACGAAAAAACTCAAGCCCTTGAGTTtgtgccggtcagctatgggtaacctaggctgatttacctccttgtggctctttgccggctagggtcacagggcgagggctttacccacatactcacatagtgaggagtggggtttacctcgttaataaataaataaataaaaaaatcatcattTCCACCAAAAATCTATACTAAGTTTGAGATTGATATTCATAGATCGAATTGTACATTTATACCCTCCCCCACGAGGGTTCTTCAATACCCCTCTCCTCTCTCCCCATAGCTTTCTCCTCtcccatttcttcttcttctcaaaaCTTCATATGAGATACAGAAAGAAAgcgaaaagaaaagaaaaagaaaaagaaaaaaactatgAAAAACGCCCTTAGATGTTGCATAGCTTGCATTCTGCCATGCGGAGTTCTTGACGTGATACGCATAGTGCACACCAACGGCCGAGTGGAGGAGATCACCGGCGACGTCACGGCGGCGGAGATCATGAAAATGCACCCCAAACACGTCCTTAAGAAGCCGTCTTCCCGCTCCGTCGTCGACGGCGACCAAGGCGCGTGCCCCAAGATCGTCGTGGTCCCGCCGGAGGCTCATCTCCAGCGCGGCAAGATTTACTTCCTCATCCCGGTGCTGTCTCCGGCGCCGGAGAAACCCCGCGCGAAATCCTCCTCCGCCAAAAAGAAGCGGTCCTCGTCGCCGGAAGTTGAGCAGAAGCGGCGGAGTAAGCAGAACGCTGCCGCCGCCGGTGTCATCGTCTCCGATCAGTACTTGAGTGAGATTCTGTCGGAGAAGCTTTCCACGGCCCAGAGAGATCGCCGGCGCGGCCGTGTCGGCGTCTGGAGACCTCATCTAGAGAGCATTTCCGAGACTCCAAGTGAATCATAGTCTTttggtcctttttttttttttttgttctttttaatCTTCCTTGTTTCATATTCATTTCCCTGGGCTCACACAATTCGAAATCCCTCACCTCAGAGCTCATTCTTCGACCCAACAATATTTGTGAAGATGGTGAATCACAATGACTCAATGGGTCATTAGCTGGAAGCATAGACTGCGAGTGAATcatattcattttcttgaatATAATTATCCATTAGGGTTCTAAGAAGCTCGATATTCAACATCCTttatcttttcctttttattcttGTATATAAGAGAGCAtagatgaaaataataatatgtcgAAGTTTATAGTATAATCTTTGAACATTGTACTACTTGGATCTTTGGTTAAAATTGATGTATATAAATTgatcatattcataatataaataattacagTCTTAAACAAAGAGCTAAATGAGttattatacattatatatgtaatttcgATTTTACCATTTCACCATCTCCTATATCTTGATTAAACCCAAGAATATAATACACTCAATGGACAATGGCTTGGAGTGGCATGGGGAATTGGTCTAATTGTGTAATTGGTTAtggaattaataatttaattaagattTGGTGTTACTGTTGaacgaaaataaaaaatcaactttTGTTGGTCACCCACTGTTAGCTCCATTTGAATTGATAATGTTACTTCTATTCAATATTCATATAAAaacttttgattaattaatgtgCAACATAATTAGCcgactcatgaacaattgttataccatggaccaagatttatattgacaaaaaaaaaacaaaaaaaaaactcatgcAATCAACATCTGACAAGGGCTCTAGTTCAAAGGAACTATACATATAAAAAGAATACAATAATTAAGATATTTATCATAAGTCAtgttaaatgtaaaattttagtgcaaataatatttttcaagttATTTATATCTATCTGTTGGCATTGACGCAATGTCTATATACATatcaaaattcaataaaattgaacacTTTTAAAGCCTAAATTCACAACAagtgtttttaataataatgaattaataatataataatactaataatgattgGTGATGCAAAAGGTCACGAACTAGGCAATGACATTTGTGAAGATAATATATAGTGATTAATTATAGTGATATGATGATAATCATGTCTTAATATTCCTTAGTGGATAAAATGACTATAATCAACAAGATTTTAGATTAGAACATCATGACCTTTTTTCTGGCCTCCAGAAAAGTGAACTctggcttttttatttttaaaaaataaaaaaattatattattggtaaaaggaaagataaaaaataaaagtaacttTGAGGTTGATGGAAAAAAGTGTCCCCACAAAATTGTTTTCAAGCATAGAATAATGCAATTGTAGGTTGCACTAGCGAGTGAGTGGGAAGATGTCTTTTAAGGCATTTTCTTATGTTCTATTCAGACTTCGAGATGACTACAATACAATTATTTTCTGATACCCAAAGCATCCTGGAAAGTTGTTTTCTGATGCGACTTCGACCCTTCCACTGTCTCCAACCTCACTTGTTCgttcaacctttttttttttttttttttttttttttttttttttttttttttttttttttccctttaacAAAAACAACGATTGATTGTAATCCCAAGATTCAACGTTAAATCTAAATCGTAAAATAACAAGTATTTGTATGCTCAATGTGTGTTAGGATCATGCCTTTATAAATGTGCTAAAAGTTATGTTCACACTGCGTCGTCCTTGGAAAGGCCTTGGCGATGGGGTGCGGGGACTGCGAAATCCAGACCGATAGTGAGGAGGTTATTGCCAACTCCATGAATGTCAAATTCTCGGTCAGAAATGGTCAGGATACCATCTTCAATCACCTCAGGAAGAAGATTATTGAAGAGGGAGAGGGCAAGATCATATAGTGTATTGTGAGCAAAATTAGGTGGCGGATGGGCTGGCTAAGCTTGTGTTTTTTGAGGCGACGGATTGGATTGAATTTGACGAGCCCCCAGGTTGTAGAAACTGGGTTGATTATGACCAAATTGGTATTTGTACGCAGCGCTTTGTTTTGTTGGACACTTAGCTGCTGCTTTGTTTTGGTTTTGGGTCCCCCGTTGTGTTTCCAAAAAGTTATGTTAGGAGCAATGGCACAACTTTATTTCGTTATGTTTGCGTAGCAGTTAAGACCATGCTTAGATGACATAATGTTGAACTTGAGTCTCTAAGCCTCTGTTCAGCAAtgtgaatattataaattttgcatAAGGTTGACATAAACATTAAAAGATTTGCTTAATTAAGGAAAACcgacattatttatgtattttactAAGGTTTGTGTGGGCTGATGTTGTATGTTGATAAGGTTGAATTTTCGTATAGTGGGTTGTGGATGATCCCATTCCCATTATATATGTTCTGATCCTTATTTGAGTTTCTGAAACTCCCCCACTAATTGGAGGCACAATCATTGGAATCTGTTTGAGTTATTGGATCAAGAATGGATGCCATAAGGAGAGGAATATAATCATATAGAAGCCAGCATTTATCAGTTGAAATTTTCCAAAAGCTAAAAAACACAACCTTCCTTTCCATCCATATAAGAGTTGGAGACCATATATAAGAATTTCCTCAATTGTGACCCCAAGCCTAAGAATGGTAATGATTTTCCCATAACAATTACTCGTTGACTAATCTCGACAAATGGGAGCTTATAAGTTTTATGTCCATAATTTATTGCctcaaatgaaatattatgtaTCAGACTAATTCAATTATTGTCTCACTTACCGGCTCCAGGAGCACCTGTCAGATCATTTAAATTTGTGACCTgttctgataccaattgttaagATCAAACGCTTATCATTATGCTAAAAGTTATAAGTGATAGCTGCAACTAATGTCGCCTCTGCCGCTGCACCGCTCTCATTTTAATGGCATCAGTCAAATGGAAGCAGAGAGACTAGAAGTGAATACCCGGTTTAGACCGTCGGGAAAGTCAACTCAACAGTTCTTGCTTTTGTTTCAGAAACTGTGATAGGGGAAGCCGCTCTTTTCCCTGTTTCCActattgaaggaaaaaaaaaaagaaaaaaagaaaaagagggtCGCCCTAGTATTGATAAAAAGTATATACGTGTTTAAGCACTTCTTTAGGGTATGTAACctgaaaattccatttttattcatatatatggtTAGGTCCTAGCCATGTTTATTATCTTCACGCGGGGATGCCCCTCATATTGAAATAGCCCGTATATGAATATTACATGCCTTGCCCTTTAttggagcatatatatatatatatatatatatatatatatatatatatatatatattcgatgGTAGTTTGGACGGTCGAGTCCAGCATAACGTGGCTTTAATTGCTACCCAACCATAAAGAAATCTTTTGGTATAGTAGTAAATGATCGATCTTTGACCATTTTTTTGGCAGGGGTTAAGAGGACTGAGTTTAGTATCATGTTATCAAAACGCAATGTTGATTACTACATAAGTATAAAGAAATTGGAGATTGTTGGACGAAGGTTTGGATAGTTGTATACTAGTAAACTGTAAACTACTAAgtaagtataaagaaataagaaaagaCATTAATAGATATTGGTAGTTGTCTAATCATAcctagtgttgcaaaaatcctacCTAGGCGCCAGCCAACTGCCTAGCATATCACcttaatcggtggtctaggtggccgcctaggccgcttaggcactGACTGCCTAGGCATCCTAGGCGCTAACTAGACCGCCTAGGCactgactaggccgcctagtcagccttgtccttttttttttaaatgagttattttagttaaaacaatatcattttgaacgaaataattctaaattgttcaaactctagatattttttaggttaatatttaatattttaatgttaactattaaagtactatatagtttataattattagtctttgaaaaattaaaaatacttaaacaaaatttaaaaaaaataaaaacaaatacacgggcgcctgcctagcgttttttttttcaaccatggtcaTATCCAAACAATTATTCCATAGAGAAATGCACCTAAGATCAAATATTTCAAGTCGGCTTCTATcgaaaattcaaaatttctttTTGATGTTATGATCACATCAAAACATAAAAGTTATGTATTTACTATTAGGAATGACAATGAGTCAGGGTGGGTTGGGGAGGGCTATGATGTAACAAATATTACGGTATATGATCGGGAAAGTAGTCTCGAAGCCTTATGTGTCTAGACTCGGGCGATGGGTGAATATAACTACAACGATCAGTTATGAGATCAGCAAGTCAATACAATGTGGTTAAAAGTGTTTAAAGTGGGGAAAGAATCAAAAAGTCCCTCCTTCTAGCAAATAATGCACCTTTTATGGGCGAGGCCGGGTGGGGTGAGCATTCTGAGCCTTCTGCATGTCTTACACATGTTGAGCGTAGGTTCGGCGATCATATATAATCACCATGCCAAGTGTCCATAAGACAGAAAAGGTGATGGGATGTGATATGATTAATCTTTTGTCTATGGATGAGTGTTTTTTACTTAATCGTGGGGTAAAAGGCTTAGCGACCGGTCACATTACTAAACATCTCAGTCAAGTCCAGTCAGGAACGAGTGTGACATGGGTTGAAGTGGAGTCTACCAAGCACTCGTTTGGATCGAAAACCGTGGTTGGTTCAGACCGATCCCATTAGGATACATCCACATGTATATTGTCTATCAAGTTACATCCTCCACCATCCGACCTACCTTATTATACTTCTTCCACCCACCCCCATTCCCAACTCGCAACAGgtgaatttttttcaaaactcacCCCGCCCCATCGGGTGTTGGATGGTGTCCATTACAGTTACACATCACTTAGCTTGTTatcttattaaaaattttaaatactatttaaattacttacccataataaaattataaaattcactagttatattaaaacataaaacaatagaaatattcaaatataataactaaattgttaactttttaaaagtaaatttattagtttagaaataaaaatattaaaaagttatagaaattaaacttttataattaactacatACTAGTACTTAtgttactattatatatataataaccaaTTTAAACCTTATATTTGGAAAAATTGGACGAATcctatatatcaatttttttttaaatacagtgatattttcgtaattatcaccaatTTACTTTGCAAacttcaatattaaaatttgcaATTCTTAGATTTTGTCAAGttcacatttagtattaacattttgcttagagaaatttcatttttggtcctataacTATTGGGGTCTTGTTAATATATTGCAGCTCACGAGTttcaaaattgtcaatttagtaccttaactattcaatttttttttttcaatttcagaCACTCTAGTCAAATTACCGGCTAAAACTAACCCAAAAATTTAATAGGTAAAATAATGAgtgtatttttgtc
It includes:
- the LOC116032792 gene encoding uncharacterized protein LOC116032792, whose translation is MKNALRCCIACILPCGVLDVIRIVHTNGRVEEITGDVTAAEIMKMHPKHVLKKPSSRSVVDGDQGACPKIVVVPPEAHLQRGKIYFLIPVLSPAPEKPRAKSSSAKKKRSSSPEVEQKRRSKQNAAAAGVIVSDQYLSEILSEKLSTAQRDRRRGRVGVWRPHLESISETPSES